The window AGTCGTCGTTGGGGAAGCTCCCCTCAAACAGCAGGAGTTTGGCGGTTATCATCATCAAGATTTCAATGGTGATGAATTGGATCTAAAAAAGATTGCGAAGATTAAGCCTGATTCTACAAAGAAGAAGATCGAGCCTCAGCAGCCCCCGGCTCAGGCGACCAAAGCCGAACCGAGTGGTGCAGATCGCCGCAGAGATCCTCGTCACAACTTTAAAATTGAAGTCGTTCTGGTTTCTAAAATTCGTTCCTTCCGCACTTACTCCAAGAATATTTCCTTAAGTGGCACAATGTTAGAGGACGAGATTCCTCGAGATTTTTTGAACAAACCTTTCGATCTTATTATCGTGAATCCGTTTGATCCAGACCCCTCAAAGGCTCGACTGCTCTTCCGCGCAAAAATCGTGGGAGACATGACAGACCCCCGTCGTCTGATGTTCATCGAGCAAGATGTCGCTATGACATTGCGCCTGGATGCTCTTCTAAAAGCCTACGTCATCTACCAAGACCAAGTTCGCAAGTCTGCCGGCTAACCGGCGCCCCAGCTCGCCAAAGCTTAGGACTCTTTCTTGAACATCGATAAAATAAAAAATGGGCAGAAGATTTCTCTTCTACCCATTCGTGAAAGTTATTTGCAGGTGGTCGAAACGTTCAAGGTGGCTGCAAAAGTTATTTACAATATCCAAAATACTTCTCGGTTTTTTGCCTCAAAAATCAACGGGACTTCGGCCAAGTTTTTGTCGCATATAAAAATTCAGTTTTATGACAATTTCGCCACCGAAAGCAGGTCACGCTCCTTAACATCGCGCCGATATTTTTTTTGATTAGAACGTACGCTATAAGATGTCAGGATCAACGTTTAATAGCTGCCCGTGAAATTGATTTTCCATTGGGTGAGTGTTCCGGTATTGCCACTTTTACCATCGACAACTTTAAGTGTCCACGCGCCCTGGGTTTGCTCTTGATAAAATGCATTGGTCAGAAAAACTTCACCTTGAAAGTTGCCTAAACCGCTTAAGGAGTTGCGCATATTCACTAGAATACTTTTCTTCGTCGACGGCGAAATCAGCTCTAATGCCAGCTCCGACACGTCGGCGTGAGTGACCCACGCCTGAATCTGCACGGATTCAATTTTTAGATTGTCATTGACGATGATGACACTTGTGCCTCCAGCCGAGCTATTGTCCGGAACACCAATCGTAACAGCTCCTGAACTATGCGCCCAACCCGTTTCCGTAAAAGCTCCGAAAGGCGAAACATAGTTTTTTGCCATCGCCACTGCCGCGTCCACATCCACCTTGCCGAAACCGTACCAGTTATGGAATTTGAACCCGGCCGCGTTTTCAATCCACGTTTGTTCCCAGGCATAACCTGAAGGAATGCTATCACCCAAAGGCTGAGGAATACTGCCTGTTGTGATATAGTTCACAGGAACGGCCGTCTTCGCCAATATGTACTTCACGTCTCTCCAGGTTAAAGCGGGATTTGCTTCCAAAATCAGTGCGATAGCCCCCGTCAACACAGGCGTCGCCGCCGATGTGCCATTGAAAGTGACCGAGTAGCTACAAGCCGAGTTGCCATTGGCTCCACGCTCAAAAGGAACATCACTGGTCACATTCGAAGCCGAAAAACCTTTCGAGCAGCCCGTGCGATCCGTAGTCACCATGGCCGGAGAATCATCGCCAAACTCACCCCCAAAAGACGAGATCCAAATGTTGGACCCGGGAGAAGAATAGCTGGCAGCGTATCCTTGCGCGTTCAATGCCGACACGATGATCGTATATGGAGTGCTGTTATCAGAATCAAAATTCGCATTACCCACGCAGTATTGCGTCGATGAGCCCCGGCACTTCACAAAGAAGTCATTCCCCGCCGCCTTCACAATCAAAGATCCTTTACCTGAACGACCGGTTGTTGCTTTTGATTTTAGCTTCGCCTGAAAATTTGCCGACGGTGTATTGAGTACATTTTGCGAAGCCCCCCAACTCATATTGAACAGATCAAAATTTCCATCGGCCTGACTGACAAGAACGGCGTCACTATAGGGCGCCAATGATGACAGAAAATTCGCCGAAGCAATTCCTGCCTTGAACGCGACACCCTTGGTCCCCACACCGTTAGAGGCCACTGCCGCAATCAATCCCGCCACCGCCGTCCCATGATTGTCATCGGCCGTCTTAGGAGCAGCCGCACTCGAAGTCCAAGGAGACGACAAGGTGTAGTCCTTTGAACCACTAGTTAAGAAATTTTTCTTCAAGTCTTCGTGAATGTCTTCGACCCCGTCATCAGAAATCAGAATACTAATGCCGTTTCCAGAAAGACCGCTTTCCCAAGTTTGCAACAGATTAAGATCGTTGCCCGCTTCTCCCGCCTCAGAAGCAAAAACCTTTTGGGCGGTGTTACTGATATGCCAGGCCATTTCCAAAAAGGGGTCCACGCCGGACTTATCAGGTTCCGCCGCTTTAAACGCGCTTTCAGCACAATTAGTAAAGAACAGCCCCGTCAGGCAACTTGCCGCAAAAACAGCAATT is drawn from Bdellovibrio sp. ArHS and contains these coding sequences:
- a CDS encoding PilZ domain-containing protein; translation: MKTQGKVWIIYDAETKKQTKPMSVVQAQVTLLSLDASTHHKYFLWTPGWDEWISVKEFLTSDQKYFVLAQPPRPKEPTFNTNSSTPVPDDTLTATHNAPPTTASADSPYTQVVVGEAPLKQQEFGGYHHQDFNGDELDLKKIAKIKPDSTKKKIEPQQPPAQATKAEPSGADRRRDPRHNFKIEVVLVSKIRSFRTYSKNISLSGTMLEDEIPRDFLNKPFDLIIVNPFDPDPSKARLLFRAKIVGDMTDPRRLMFIEQDVAMTLRLDALLKAYVIYQDQVRKSAG
- a CDS encoding S8 family serine peptidase, coding for MKRISRRTRILIAVFAASCLTGLFFTNCAESAFKAAEPDKSGVDPFLEMAWHISNTAQKVFASEAGEAGNDLNLLQTWESGLSGNGISILISDDGVEDIHEDLKKNFLTSGSKDYTLSSPWTSSAAAPKTADDNHGTAVAGLIAAVASNGVGTKGVAFKAGIASANFLSSLAPYSDAVLVSQADGNFDLFNMSWGASQNVLNTPSANFQAKLKSKATTGRSGKGSLIVKAAGNDFFVKCRGSSTQYCVGNANFDSDNSTPYTIIVSALNAQGYAASYSSPGSNIWISSFGGEFGDDSPAMVTTDRTGCSKGFSASNVTSDVPFERGANGNSACSYSVTFNGTSAATPVLTGAIALILEANPALTWRDVKYILAKTAVPVNYITTGSIPQPLGDSIPSGYAWEQTWIENAAGFKFHNWYGFGKVDVDAAVAMAKNYVSPFGAFTETGWAHSSGAVTIGVPDNSSAGGTSVIIVNDNLKIESVQIQAWVTHADVSELALELISPSTKKSILVNMRNSLSGLGNFQGEVFLTNAFYQEQTQGAWTLKVVDGKSGNTGTLTQWKINFTGSY